A single window of Methanoculleus oceani DNA harbors:
- a CDS encoding pantoate kinase: MVRTAVAFSPGHISGYFRRVEGDDPSTTGSVGAGVVIDEGVRSTVVRAAETNVRVVRQDLASAGSPPVEYALERLGVTAGVTTECRLPIGAGFGLSAAALLATLTATNHLFDLGLSEDEVAARAHEAEVIHRSGLGDVAASRAGGVVCRTGPGIHAGITRIYPQEPLYAVSLGPLPTASVLSSEEAMARIAAAFPDRCPRDLADFCLLSRGFAERSGLIAPEVRRVLEACDAATVPASMTMLGNGVFACGDDAGRVLSRFGEVYTLRVARRGAYLIETKP, encoded by the coding sequence ATGGTCCGGACTGCTGTAGCCTTCTCCCCCGGACACATATCCGGCTACTTCAGGCGCGTGGAGGGGGACGACCCCTCGACCACCGGGAGCGTCGGGGCCGGCGTGGTCATCGACGAAGGGGTGCGCTCGACGGTCGTCCGGGCCGCGGAGACGAACGTCCGGGTGGTCCGGCAGGATCTCGCGAGCGCCGGGTCGCCGCCGGTGGAGTACGCCCTCGAACGGCTGGGGGTCACGGCCGGCGTCACCACGGAGTGCCGGCTTCCCATCGGCGCCGGGTTCGGCCTCTCGGCGGCGGCGCTTCTCGCGACGCTCACGGCGACAAACCACCTCTTCGACCTCGGCCTCTCTGAAGACGAGGTCGCCGCCCGCGCCCACGAGGCCGAGGTTATCCATCGGTCCGGCCTCGGGGACGTCGCCGCGAGCCGGGCAGGCGGGGTGGTCTGCCGGACGGGGCCGGGTATCCATGCCGGGATCACCCGCATCTACCCACAAGAGCCCCTCTATGCCGTGAGCCTCGGCCCGCTCCCGACCGCCTCGGTTCTCTCCTCGGAGGAGGCGATGGCGCGAATAGCCGCCGCGTTTCCCGACCGCTGCCCGCGCGACCTCGCCGACTTCTGCCTCCTCTCGCGGGGGTTCGCCGAAAGAAGCGGGCTCATCGCGCCGGAGGTGCGGCGGGTGCTCGAAGCCTGCGACGCCGCAACGGTCCCGGCGAGCATGACGATGCTCGGGAACGGCGTCTTTGCCTGCGGCGACGATGCCGGGCGGGTGCTCTCCCGGTTCGGGGAGGTCTACACCCTCCGGGTCGCACGCCGGGGGGCATACCTGATCGAGACGAAACCATGA
- the coaBC gene encoding bifunctional phosphopantothenoylcysteine decarboxylase/phosphopantothenate--cysteine ligase CoaBC, giving the protein MTTLSGKTVVLAVTGSIAAVETVKLAHALRRRGATVQAVMTEAAAGIVHPDALTYATGRPAITRITGLVEHVLYCGEGGAADLLLVAPCTANTIGKIACGIDDTTVTTFATTALGRGMPVVAAPAMHESMYRHPGVAENLRRLRSWGIDVVDPKVEEGKAKVADTDVIVLHAERAVSGRPLAGKKVLITSGACAEPLDDVRVLTTRSTGRMGQALALEAFRLGAEVTVVHAGSLPCVRNIRATTAAEMREAVLAVCREGVDIYVSAAAISDYAPERREGKIPSGSPLTVRLDPLPKVIDEVTAACRPVTVAFKLGWDEEERARAMLDAGVRMVVVNAPPAMGAAEGSFRIITAGGATDVAGSKEEVAAAVWSGLL; this is encoded by the coding sequence GTGACGACACTTTCGGGAAAGACGGTGGTGCTTGCCGTGACGGGGAGCATCGCGGCCGTGGAGACGGTGAAACTCGCCCACGCCCTGCGCCGCCGGGGCGCGACGGTGCAGGCGGTGATGACGGAGGCAGCAGCCGGGATCGTCCACCCCGACGCCCTGACCTACGCGACAGGAAGGCCGGCGATCACCCGGATCACCGGCCTCGTGGAGCACGTCCTCTACTGCGGCGAGGGCGGGGCGGCGGATCTTCTTCTCGTCGCTCCCTGCACGGCGAACACCATCGGCAAGATCGCCTGCGGGATCGACGATACAACGGTCACGACCTTCGCCACGACGGCGCTCGGGCGGGGGATGCCGGTGGTGGCGGCCCCGGCGATGCACGAGAGCATGTACCGCCACCCGGGGGTCGCAGAGAATCTCCGGCGGCTCCGCTCCTGGGGCATCGACGTCGTCGACCCGAAGGTCGAGGAGGGGAAGGCGAAGGTCGCCGATACCGACGTCATCGTCCTCCACGCCGAGCGGGCGGTCTCCGGCCGGCCGCTCGCGGGAAAGAAGGTCCTGATCACGAGCGGGGCGTGCGCGGAACCCCTCGACGACGTGCGGGTCCTGACCACCCGGTCGACCGGCCGGATGGGGCAGGCGCTCGCGCTCGAGGCCTTCCGGCTCGGCGCCGAGGTGACGGTGGTGCACGCCGGCTCGTTGCCCTGCGTAAGAAACATCCGCGCCACGACCGCCGCGGAGATGCGGGAGGCGGTCCTCGCGGTCTGCCGCGAGGGGGTCGATATCTACGTCAGCGCGGCCGCGATATCGGACTATGCCCCCGAACGGCGGGAGGGCAAGATCCCGAGCGGTTCGCCCCTGACCGTCCGGCTCGACCCCCTCCCGAAGGTGATCGACGAGGTGACGGCGGCCTGCCGTCCCGTGACGGTGGCGTTCAAACTGGGCTGGGACGAGGAGGAGCGGGCGAGAGCGATGCTTGATGCCGGCGTGCGGATGGTCGTCGTGAACGCCCCCCCGGCGATGGGCGCGGCGGAGGGGTCGTTCCGTATTATAACCGCCGGCGGGGCCACCGACGTCGCGGGGAGCAAAGAGGAGGTCGCGGCGGCGGTATGGTCCGGACTGCTGTAG
- a CDS encoding class I SAM-dependent methyltransferase: protein MRARKVPADALAGCMDAEWVDRTRRPYVRDGTAWVPVREGYFADTDLPERETYRGRGYHLVGDIAVLHGDAPTDEELAAIVGQCRPRGVIRVRDFGGAMRIPDVEILYGTAGEVRHREQGYTFVLDPTRVMFAQGNRTEKARIAALVRPGEQVADMFAGIGYFSIPAARSGARVHAMEINPIAFEYLKRNITANHVRGRVTAEVGDCRGLLSGVYDRVLMGHFDAQSTLADALAHVRSGSVLHVHSIGDAEDAIRERVAEAGFAAAITSRRVKKYGPHAWHMVQDVTVS, encoded by the coding sequence ATGCGTGCGCGGAAGGTGCCGGCGGACGCCCTCGCCGGTTGTATGGACGCGGAGTGGGTGGACCGCACCCGCCGGCCGTACGTCCGCGACGGCACCGCCTGGGTCCCGGTCCGGGAGGGGTATTTTGCCGACACGGACCTGCCCGAACGGGAGACCTACCGGGGACGCGGCTACCACCTCGTCGGGGATATCGCGGTGCTCCACGGCGACGCGCCGACGGATGAGGAACTCGCCGCGATCGTGGGGCAGTGCCGTCCCCGGGGGGTCATCAGGGTGAGAGACTTCGGGGGCGCGATGCGCATCCCGGACGTTGAGATCCTCTACGGCACCGCCGGCGAGGTGCGGCACCGCGAGCAGGGCTACACCTTCGTCCTCGACCCGACACGGGTGATGTTTGCGCAGGGGAACCGTACGGAGAAGGCAAGGATTGCCGCTCTCGTCCGGCCCGGCGAGCAGGTTGCCGATATGTTCGCCGGGATCGGCTACTTCTCCATCCCGGCGGCGCGGAGCGGCGCACGGGTCCACGCGATGGAGATCAATCCAATAGCCTTTGAATACCTGAAACGAAACATTACGGCAAACCACGTTCGAGGCCGGGTCACGGCAGAGGTCGGGGACTGTCGGGGGCTCCTCTCCGGGGTCTACGACCGGGTCCTGATGGGGCATTTCGACGCCCAATCGACGCTCGCCGACGCCCTCGCCCACGTCCGGAGCGGGAGCGTGCTCCACGTCCACAGCATCGGGGACGCGGAGGACGCAATCCGGGAGCGGGTGGCGGAAGCAGGCTTTGCGGCGGCGATAACCTCCCGCCGGGTGAAGAAGTACGGCCCGCACGCGTGGCATATGGTGCAGGATGTGACGGTATCGTGA
- a CDS encoding 60S ribosomal export protein NMD3 — protein sequence MTIQTSICPRCGQPAEEGLCPQCRVADTRLLSCVPYVTAICCPVCESQKRGRTWSDLRMPREDFIAEMAVSAVSIHEDAKDLKVSVRSEEIASNRTACTVEVEGTLYGVPVRETCGTEIRWQRESCDRCSRISGGYYEGIVQVRATGRKINAYEREVATTIAQQAEESLQESGDRFSFISELEDSKDGVDITVGTQHLGQTIARLITGALGGRFTTHPKLVGEKEGKALYRITYSIRLPFYQKGDVAVSRGNYFEVRDIDGQRLRVFDLQNGTMRTLVEGEVERLIGNVREAESALVVFTQPNLVGLMDPKTYQTREVNAVPWTFPVEGQPIRVLRDEEQDRLVIVG from the coding sequence ATGACCATACAGACGAGCATCTGCCCCCGTTGCGGGCAGCCGGCCGAGGAAGGACTCTGCCCGCAGTGCCGGGTCGCGGATACCCGGCTGCTTTCCTGCGTGCCCTACGTGACCGCCATCTGCTGTCCGGTCTGTGAGTCGCAGAAGCGCGGCAGGACCTGGTCGGACCTCAGGATGCCGCGCGAGGACTTCATCGCCGAGATGGCGGTGTCGGCGGTCAGTATCCACGAGGACGCGAAAGACCTCAAGGTCTCCGTCCGGTCCGAAGAGATCGCGTCGAACAGGACGGCCTGCACCGTCGAGGTGGAAGGGACCCTTTATGGGGTCCCGGTCAGGGAGACCTGCGGGACCGAGATCCGCTGGCAGAGAGAGTCCTGCGACCGGTGCAGCCGCATCTCGGGGGGCTATTACGAAGGGATCGTCCAGGTGCGGGCGACCGGCAGGAAGATAAACGCCTACGAGCGCGAGGTCGCCACGACGATCGCACAGCAGGCCGAAGAGTCTCTCCAGGAGTCGGGCGACCGTTTCTCCTTCATATCGGAACTCGAGGACTCAAAGGACGGCGTCGATATCACCGTCGGAACCCAGCACCTCGGCCAGACGATCGCCCGGTTGATAACGGGGGCGCTCGGGGGGCGGTTTACGACCCACCCGAAGCTGGTCGGCGAGAAGGAGGGGAAGGCGCTCTACCGCATCACCTACTCTATTCGGCTGCCGTTCTACCAGAAGGGCGACGTGGCGGTATCCCGGGGCAACTACTTCGAGGTGCGCGATATCGACGGGCAGCGCCTCCGGGTCTTCGACCTCCAGAACGGCACGATGCGGACCCTCGTCGAGGGCGAGGTCGAGCGCCTCATCGGGAACGTCCGCGAGGCCGAGTCGGCGCTCGTCGTCTTCACGCAGCCGAACCTGGTGGGGCTGATGGACCCGAAGACCTACCAGACGCGGGAGGTCAATGCGGTGCCCTGGACGTTCCCGGTGGAAGGGCAGCCGATCCGGGTGCTCCGCGACGAGGAGCAGGACCGCCTGGTCATCGTCGGGTGA
- a CDS encoding DUF424 domain-containing protein — translation MYLKVHRMPGAGEVVAVCDSELLDATLMHGDVEVCITGGFYGTKRATEEEVRGALASAENVNIIGKRVVALAIAMGLIAEEDCIMIGDVPHAQIFRI, via the coding sequence ATGTACCTGAAAGTTCACCGCATGCCTGGCGCCGGTGAGGTGGTGGCTGTCTGCGACTCCGAGCTCTTAGACGCCACCCTGATGCACGGAGACGTGGAAGTCTGCATCACCGGAGGATTTTACGGCACGAAGCGTGCCACCGAGGAAGAGGTCAGGGGGGCTCTCGCGAGCGCGGAGAACGTTAATATTATCGGGAAGCGCGTCGTAGCCCTCGCCATCGCCATGGGGCTGATCGCCGAGGAAGACTGCATCATGATCGGCGACGTGCCTCATGCCCAGATATTCAGGATCTGA